A stretch of the Poseidonibacter antarcticus genome encodes the following:
- a CDS encoding sulfite exporter TauE/SafE family protein: MFELAAFGVITGFISGFFGVGGGMILVPLLLVSGYVMKEAVAISIMQMVFSSIYGSFLNSKKAKGVLKDGIIIGIGGFVGGLQSGYIVTNVSNEFLQYLFVLILFYSVIKIFITPAEHECEQKSKNKLTLFIIGFFTGLIAMSIGVGGSVILTPILIGFLKYDLKAATALGLFFVIFSSIAGFTSLSLSGHMLFTEGLIVGIGSLIGVYFGIILKNKVHSKSYKRYILILNTIILVIMLYKTFL; encoded by the coding sequence ATGTTTGAATTAGCTGCTTTTGGAGTTATAACTGGTTTTATATCTGGTTTCTTTGGTGTTGGTGGTGGTATGATTTTAGTACCATTGCTTTTAGTATCAGGATATGTAATGAAAGAAGCAGTTGCTATTTCAATTATGCAAATGGTATTTTCATCAATTTATGGTTCTTTCTTAAACTCTAAAAAAGCAAAAGGAGTTTTAAAAGATGGAATTATTATTGGAATTGGTGGTTTCGTAGGTGGCTTACAAAGTGGTTATATTGTAACAAATGTATCAAATGAGTTTTTGCAATATTTATTTGTATTAATTTTATTTTATTCAGTTATAAAAATATTTATAACTCCAGCTGAACACGAATGTGAACAAAAATCCAAAAATAAATTAACATTATTTATCATAGGTTTCTTTACAGGTTTAATTGCCATGAGTATTGGAGTTGGTGGTTCTGTTATATTAACTCCTATTTTAATAGGCTTTTTGAAATATGATTTAAAAGCAGCTACTGCACTTGGGTTATTTTTTGTAATATTCTCATCTATTGCGGGATTTACATCTTTATCATTGAGTGGACATATGCTTTTTACTGAAGGTTTAATTGTTGGTATAGGTTCATTAATTGGTGTTTATTTTGGAATTATACTTAAAAATAAAGTTCATTCAAAATCATATAAAAGATATATTTTAATTCTAAATACTATAATTTTAGTAATAATGTTATATAAAACATTTTTGTAA
- a CDS encoding aconitase family protein: MNKFINNFEFNDKNYNYYNLKKIIENYPELESLPYTLKILLEQNIRNTNKNEINDVINIFINRSSLNQIKLYSNRIIMNELNSVPVLLDFNCMNEHIHKINNNTELINPKVMIDVVVDNFDKNEQKNKERYTFLKYIGNKYKNISIIPPNKNIISQVNLEYLSTVVSLCHSDNKDILCPEVLVGTDSHSTMINSLGMLGLNIGRIEIQAAILDSFISIDFPSIIGVEIKGSLGQGTSFKDVFFELKNILINSRINGKIVEFYGDGLKNISLEDRTVLSNLVLQCKGKCGYFPVDKNTIFFIEQTRGVNATLIKTYYEKQGLFLTDKIMKYDEYLELDLSLVKPILIALKPIDEEISANVLTSKLKTFKKGSFVQDNDIVLAIIDICDNKTNPSLLIQASLVAKKACEIGIGINKNINRYIIFDSLIQKQFLEKLDLLKYMEKLGFKIVKKEDVKLNESISLDIEKFNLNVSSLFSSDKNIKNQINNLSKSNWMTSPALIIAYTLKGNINFDITKENIIQDLYLGDIWPSMNEVNEYLEKIDYSMYKDLYKNIFEGDEYWKTLEYEDFSSYMYDKNSTYISKIDIFDIKNLEKIDIKNAKIVALLDDNITTEDISPLGNITSYSPCALFLKSFGLRPDEFDTYENRHANALVMIRSILSNIKLQNRIVSPKEGGYTKDFQTSEIISIYDFSLRMKADNTPLIIFAGNRFGRGKINDWSVKGLKILGVKVIVAKSFSKKYKNDLIKLGILPLEFIDDDIDSLKLKGFEIINIKSNKIIVNDKIDLEIIKDNNSKVITVQSKLDNPMEVEYYKNGGIMEYLLKDIIK; this comes from the coding sequence TTGAATAAATTTATAAATAATTTCGAATTTAATGATAAAAATTACAATTATTATAATTTAAAAAAAATAATTGAAAACTATCCTGAACTAGAAAGCTTACCATATACATTAAAAATATTATTAGAACAAAATATAAGAAATACAAATAAAAACGAGATTAATGATGTAATTAATATTTTTATTAATAGAAGTAGTTTAAATCAAATTAAACTTTATTCAAATAGAATAATTATGAATGAATTGAACTCTGTACCAGTTTTATTGGATTTTAATTGTATGAATGAGCATATACATAAGATAAATAATAACACTGAATTAATTAATCCAAAAGTAATGATTGATGTTGTAGTTGATAATTTTGATAAAAATGAACAAAAAAATAAAGAAAGATATACCTTTCTTAAATATATTGGTAATAAATATAAGAACATCTCTATTATTCCACCAAATAAAAATATTATATCACAAGTAAATTTAGAATATTTATCAACAGTAGTATCTTTATGCCATAGTGATAATAAAGATATTCTTTGCCCTGAAGTTTTAGTTGGAACAGATTCTCATAGTACAATGATAAATTCTTTAGGAATGTTAGGTTTAAATATTGGAAGAATTGAAATACAAGCAGCTATTCTTGATTCATTTATAAGTATAGACTTTCCTTCTATTATCGGGGTTGAAATTAAAGGTTCTCTTGGTCAAGGTACAAGTTTTAAAGATGTTTTTTTTGAATTAAAAAATATTTTAATAAATAGTAGAATTAATGGGAAAATAGTAGAATTTTATGGTGATGGATTAAAAAATATATCTTTAGAAGATAGAACAGTATTATCAAATTTAGTGCTACAGTGTAAAGGGAAATGTGGATATTTTCCTGTTGATAAGAATACTATTTTTTTTATTGAACAAACAAGAGGTGTAAATGCAACACTTATAAAAACATATTATGAAAAACAAGGTTTGTTTTTAACAGATAAGATAATGAAATATGATGAATATTTAGAGCTTGATTTATCATTAGTAAAACCTATTTTAATTGCATTAAAACCTATTGATGAAGAAATTTCTGCAAATGTATTAACAAGTAAATTAAAAACATTTAAAAAAGGTAGCTTTGTACAAGATAATGATATTGTCTTAGCAATTATTGATATATGTGATAATAAAACAAATCCATCATTATTAATTCAAGCATCACTTGTTGCTAAAAAGGCATGTGAAATTGGAATAGGTATAAATAAAAATATTAATAGATATATAATATTTGATTCTTTAATACAAAAACAATTTCTAGAAAAACTTGATTTACTTAAATATATGGAAAAATTAGGTTTCAAAATTGTAAAAAAAGAAGATGTTAAATTAAATGAAAGTATTAGTTTAGATATTGAAAAATTTAATTTAAATGTATCTTCTTTATTCTCATCTGACAAAAATATAAAAAATCAAATTAATAATTTAAGTAAATCTAATTGGATGACATCTCCTGCATTAATAATTGCATATACTTTAAAAGGAAATATAAATTTTGATATTACAAAAGAAAATATTATTCAAGATTTATATTTAGGTGATATTTGGCCTAGTATGAATGAAGTTAATGAATATTTAGAAAAAATAGATTATTCTATGTATAAAGACTTATATAAAAATATATTTGAAGGTGATGAATATTGGAAAACTTTAGAATATGAAGATTTTTCAAGTTATATGTATGATAAAAATTCTACGTATATTAGTAAAATAGATATTTTTGATATTAAAAATTTAGAAAAAATTGATATAAAAAATGCAAAAATTGTAGCTTTATTAGATGACAATATAACTACAGAAGATATCTCTCCTTTAGGGAATATAACTTCATATTCTCCTTGTGCATTATTTCTTAAATCATTTGGATTAAGACCTGATGAATTTGATACTTATGAAAATAGACATGCAAATGCTTTAGTAATGATAAGATCAATACTATCTAATATTAAACTACAAAATAGAATAGTTAGTCCTAAAGAGGGTGGATATACAAAAGATTTTCAAACAAGTGAGATTATTTCTATATATGATTTTTCACTAAGAATGAAAGCGGATAATACACCATTAATAATTTTTGCAGGAAATAGATTTGGACGTGGAAAAATAAATGATTGGTCAGTAAAAGGTTTAAAGATTCTAGGAGTAAAAGTAATAGTTGCAAAATCTTTTTCTAAGAAATATAAAAATGATTTAATAAAGCTTGGTATTTTACCGTTAGAATTTATTGATGATGATATAGATTCTTTAAAATTAAAAGGCTTTGAAATTATAAATATAAAAAGTAATAAAATAATAGTAAATGATAAAATTGATTTAGAGATTATTAAAGATAATAATTCAAAAGTTATTACTGTTCAATCTAAATTAGATAATCCTATGGAAGTAGAGTATTATAAAAATGGTGGAATTATGGAGTATTTATTAAAAGACATTATAAAATAG
- a CDS encoding phospholipase D-like domain-containing protein, with the protein MNIEFSNIIIYILLLLREFTVMLVLIHMVYKRREPSTMIAWILFVLLIPYLAVVLYFIFGSRKRRNKYKNENIHIRKIPKNSKTQYDGIFKCPTAGELEIFTDYVKVYNEFISSIKEAKKSIFISTYVFKYDNLTNEIIELLEEKARQGVEIRILIDSLGSLSVYLFQNKLERLRNLGAEIRFFMPILRIPFRNYINLRNHRKIYIFDNKKVLSGGINLTNEYFGKEYNDAQWEDILFSCKGDCVRDFFTIFASDWFYASKEKLNFNTKIEETNKDTQIRVVPSGPDVKRDPLYEIILNSIFLAKKRIWIVSPYFVPNETLSKALIIAKHKGIDIKLITPKKSNHFIADITRSSFMRELQDNDIEIKLYKGSMLHAKAILFDDNLAMIGSVNLDNRSLFLNYEVATFVYSSKVILNLENWMENLLKNSTGNMKSASHIRIFFENFMRIIAPQL; encoded by the coding sequence TTGAATATCGAATTCTCAAATATTATTATTTATATACTTCTTTTATTACGAGAATTTACTGTTATGCTAGTTCTTATTCATATGGTATATAAAAGAAGAGAACCATCTACAATGATAGCTTGGATTTTATTTGTACTTCTAATCCCATATTTAGCAGTTGTTTTATATTTTATATTTGGAAGTAGAAAAAGAAGAAATAAATATAAAAATGAAAATATCCACATAAGAAAAATTCCAAAAAATTCTAAAACACAATACGATGGTATTTTCAAATGTCCTACAGCTGGTGAATTAGAAATTTTTACAGATTATGTAAAAGTATATAATGAATTTATATCTTCGATAAAAGAAGCAAAAAAATCTATATTTATTAGTACTTATGTATTCAAATACGATAATCTTACTAATGAGATTATAGAACTCTTAGAAGAAAAAGCAAGACAAGGTGTTGAAATTAGAATTTTAATTGATTCATTAGGCTCATTGTCAGTATATTTATTTCAAAACAAATTAGAAAGATTAAGAAATCTTGGTGCAGAAATAAGATTCTTTATGCCTATTCTTAGAATACCATTTAGAAATTATATAAATCTAAGAAATCATAGAAAAATATATATTTTTGATAATAAAAAAGTATTAAGTGGTGGAATAAATCTTACAAATGAATATTTTGGAAAAGAGTATAATGACGCACAATGGGAAGATATTCTTTTTTCTTGTAAAGGTGATTGTGTAAGAGATTTTTTCACAATTTTTGCATCTGATTGGTTTTATGCATCAAAAGAAAAATTGAATTTCAATACTAAAATTGAAGAAACAAATAAAGATACACAAATTAGAGTAGTCCCAAGTGGACCTGATGTAAAAAGAGATCCTTTGTACGAAATTATATTAAATTCAATATTTTTAGCAAAAAAAAGAATTTGGATTGTGTCTCCATATTTTGTTCCAAATGAGACTCTATCAAAAGCTTTAATTATTGCAAAACATAAAGGTATAGATATAAAATTAATAACTCCAAAGAAATCAAATCATTTTATTGCAGATATAACAAGAAGCTCTTTTATGAGAGAATTACAAGATAATGATATTGAAATAAAACTATATAAAGGTTCAATGCTTCATGCAAAAGCAATACTTTTTGATGATAATTTAGCAATGATAGGAAGTGTAAATTTAGATAATAGAAGTCTTTTTCTAAATTATGAAGTTGCAACTTTTGTATATTCTTCTAAGGTGATTTTAAATCTTGAAAATTGGATGGAAAATCTTTTAAAAAATTCTACAGGAAATATGAAAAGTGCTTCTCATATAAGAATATTCTTTGAAAACTTTATGCGAATAATCGCACCACAATTATAA